One genomic segment of Vespa velutina chromosome 10, iVesVel2.1, whole genome shotgun sequence includes these proteins:
- the LOC124952336 gene encoding vacuolar protein sorting-associated protein 72 homolog, translating to MASTRERRANAGNKMAKLLNEEEEDDFYKTTYGGFDEVEQDHDYMEEDEGEDEVDSDFSIDENDEPVSDTEQEGPKKKRRLITKAYKEPKIVTTQSATRLKEKKIRRQKHDKILLDSTERKSIRRSTAAKSAATQKRLLERNEDQKKKTKVIRHETWKPTQEELLEEALQTEQINMKSLEKYQKLENEKKNTRAVRKAHIGPMIRYHSMSMPIMVITEPMEKEDDKINVEEGDDDKNVIASSDRVSDVSGLGDSTVTDCDIEFNSKNKLDNIRKNNINLQCEVTGTFYERTFITFENEQLLLETFKKTAPQKPATKALCAITRLPAKYLDPMTQLPYKNVQTLRLLREAYYRQLEARSDVNDSSLSPELLRWLEWRQKNCGTNYRSTIRLEPASISTTS from the exons ATGGCATCGACTAGAGAAAGACGAGCAAATGCCGGTAATAAAATGGCTAAACTattaaatgaagaagaagaagatgatttttataaaacaactTATGGTGGCTTTGATGAAGTTGAACAAGATCATGATTATAT GGAAGAGGACGAAGGTGAAGACGAAGTAGATTCTGACTTTAGTATAGATGAAAATGATGAACCAGTTTCTGATACAGAACAAGAAGGTCctaagaaaaaacgaagattgATAACAAAAGCTTATAAAGAACCTAAAATCGTTACAACTCAATCGGCTACacgtttaaaagagaaaaaaataagacgtCAAAAACATGATAAAATTCTTCTAGACAGTACTG AAAGAAAGTCTATACGTCGTTCAACTGCTGCAAAGTCAGCAGCAACTCAAAAGCGTTTactagaaagaaatgaagaccaaaagaagaaaacaaaagtaataagACATGAAACTTGGAAGCCTACGCAAGAAGAATTACTTGAAGAAGCATTGCAAACAGaacaaattaatatgaaatccttag AGAAGTAccaaaaattagaaaatgagaaaaaaaacacaagaGCTGTTAGAAAAGCACACATAGGTCCAATGATCAGATATCATTCAATGTCGATGCCTATAATGGTCATTACTGAAccaatggaaaaagaagatgataaaattaatgtagAAGAAGGAGACGATGACAAAAATGTAATTGCCAGTTCTGATAGAGTTTCTGATGTATCTGGCTTAGGAGATAg CACAGTGACTGATTGTGATATAGAATTTAactcgaaaaataaattggataatattagaaaaaataatataaatcttcaGTGTGAAGTAACAGGAACATTCTACGAACGAACGTTTATTACATTTGAAaatgaacaattattattagaaacatttaaaaaaactgCCCCACAAAAGCCAGCAACAAAAGCTTTATGTGCTATAAcaag GCTTCCTGCAAAATATTTAGATCCTATGACACAATTGccatataaaaatgtacaaaCATTACGCCTACTTCGTGAAGCGTATTATCGTCAGTTAGAAGCCCGTAGCGATGTCAATGATAGTTCGCTAAGTCCAGAATTATTACGATGGCTCGAATGGAGACAAAAAAATTGTGGTACAAATTATAGAAGTACTATACGTCTTGAACCAGCAAGTATTTCTACAActtcataa
- the LOC124952340 gene encoding proteasome assembly chaperone 2, with translation MIKLTKIFNLEDFTLIVPTVAVGNVAQLTVDLLIASLNLQRVGQIVTSSFIPIVGLDPYIETSEFLSTAVDIYAGIENKILVIQIRSPFVKSLNKFYHNLLEFITTNKISKVVILTSSYAYEKTDSQLNLTELRYIASADVLTANKQVFDDLKWLQYESKHISCPNKQITHIPGGGFAINLFDFLTNNNIPCIILFKFCSEGDNIPDALNLMNYLNQWMNLLQINSIGSLAIKYPPSWKYLFGNVPSSEIY, from the exons atgattaagttaacaaaaatatttaatttagaaGATTTCACATTAATAGTGCCGACAGTGGCAGTTGGTAATGTCGCTCAATTAACTGTCGATCTGTTAATTGCGAGTCTTAACCTTCAAAGAGTTGGGCAAATTgtaacttcttcttttataccCATAGTTGGGTTGGATCCTTATATAGAAACATCTGAATTTTTAAGTACTGCAGTTGATATATATGCaggaattgaaaataaaatacttgttATACAAATTCGTTCACCATTTGtcaaatcattaaataaattttatcacaaTTTATTGGAGTTTATtacaacaaataaaatatctaag GTAGTAATCCTGACGAGTAGTTATGCTTATGAGAAAACAGATAGTCAATTAAATCTTACAGAATTGAGATACATTGCATCTGCTGATGTATTAACTGCTAACAAACAAGTTTTTGATGATTTAAAATGGCTTCAATATGAATCAAAGCATATATCTTGtccaaacaaacaaataacaCACATTCCAGGAGGAGGCTTCGCaatcaatttatttgattttcttacaaataataatataccatgtataattttatttaaattttgttctGAAGGAGATAATATTCCAGAtgcattaaatttaatgaactACTTAAATCAATGGatgaatttattacaaattaattctATTGGATCTTTAGCTATCAAGTATCCACCAtcatggaaatatttatttggaaATGTACCATCATCtgagatatattaa
- the LOC124952342 gene encoding translocon-associated protein subunit delta has product MNWSVFLCTLSAVILTISAETCQKPEVVASAYVTEDATVLTNVAFTTQFVLKCSNGVKGIPLYAEVEGKALPAVRLSADNKYQVSWTEEIKNARSGDYSVKLYDEEKYAAIRKAYRNGEDPSIVKPLAVVVLNNPGIYLGPWINSEFLAAFLAALVSYAAFSAKFKLLA; this is encoded by the exons atgaattggTCTGTTTTTCTATGTACACTATCTGCTGTAATTTTAACCATATCCGCAGAAACATGTCAAAAACCAGAAGTTGTAGCATCGGCATATGTAACAGAAGATGCTACGGTTCTCACTAATGTTGCTTTTACGACACAATTTGTATTGAAATGCAGCAATGGTGTGAAAGGAATTCCATTGTATGCAGAAGTTGAAGGAAAAGCTTTACCTGCAGTGAGATTAAGTGCAGATAACAAATATcag gTTTCATGGACGGAAGAAATCAAAAATGCACGATCGGGAGATTACAGTGTTAAGCTTtatgatgaagaaaaatatgctGCCATTCGTAAAGCTTATAGAAATGGAGAAGATCCTAGTATAGTAAAACCATTAGCTGTAGTTGTACTCAATAATCCAGGTATTTATCTTGGACCATGGATCAATTCTGAATTTTTGGCAGCATTTTTAGCTGCTCTCGTTTCATATGCTGCATTCTCAGCTAAATTTAAACTTCTTGCATAG
- the LOC124952334 gene encoding uncharacterized protein LOC124952334: MVMAGNEGTPGSLAEDSLSARLQWLRQRREALQEKLALKNTELKNLCIEEAELTGVLPPEIPLEPGESPPTFRKKVGTAFTYPQNLINKLKSNEAEESALELERQVQIGIVEAALGIVNDPAESKAVRRKHRLVYQQGQRRLQELEARLNSIRQSRNKTHRTGQYQHTMACNTQSHLQSNVKHRTKKPRPPLDSTGNESCLVSTRAITQEENVNLNLIGTEQKYPGYEEHLPFTNVYHHSHDTGFSSTSPIDQRQNIKASENDFNENHNIYILPDQYRTRTYSHGSGGTRNQNHYQDNNRVYRTVPNTYSEEERQIRYRQFQQQQQKQHELQEDFYNHQQYSEYKQFDSEVQRKSNQLYYDRDFRSSHHVHTPEYQIHYKNQSQPWQRKDRDMSTNRNLRSMGPPVDSHMPPGCWMRYDEEIIWCPDEQLVSDRFGSLDRRKRNGMQHVGNINADTQSRYRTVTIGGSKNSVPVVSYPQPTIHLLPLSEQTQVNNKILLRTQSLGSVETWHSNRSQESQDDKDTTDNVSRKGKEKEWYETSLDSGTSPALEPGLLITHKAMHCQSSSPVSCVKDIGVINIVNDTAKNIHSNLQGRCKLDTSIQPQTHLQPIPIRYEHRRPKVLEIPAESRKIQENNDEAILIRSPHNCTIVQAGKYQPYREVTKPFEMSDFYKYSTKFRKRNEISGQTSSNENCLDSYVGDLAGSTDIQKESNSSNYVHNGNLTSPVQKKIYQPVERMTCQPYLTSLR, from the exons ATGG TGATGGCAGGAAATGAAGGTACGCCAGGATCTTTGGCAGAAGATTCGCTATCTGCAAGATTACAATGGCTTCGTCAACGGCGTGAAGCACTGCAAGAGAAACTAGCTCTGAAAAATACTGAATTAAAGAATCTTTGTATAGAAGAGGCAGAATTAACAGGAGTTTTGCCACCAGAGATACCACTGGAGCCTGGAGAAAGTCCACCTACTTTCCGTAAAAAAGTTGGCACAGCATTTACTTATCCTCAGAATTTAATCaacaaattaaaatcgaatgaagct GAAGAATCTGCTCTAGAATTAGAGCGACAGGTTCAAATTGGTATAGTGGAAGCTGCCTTAGGAATTGTTAATGATCCTGCAGAAAGTAAAGCTGTACGTCGAAAGCATAGATTGGTTTATCAGCAAGGTCAAAGAAGACTACAAGAATTGGAAGCACGTTTAAATTCTATACGTCAATCTCGTAATAAAACACATCGTACAGGACAATATCAACATACAATGGCATGTAATACTCAATCACATTTGCAGAGTAATGTCAAgcatagaacaaaaaaaccaCGACCACCTCTTGATAGCAcag GAAATGAAAGTTGTTTGGTCTCTACAAGAGCCATTACtcaagaagaaaatgttaatcTAAATTTAATAGGAACAGAACAAAAATATCCTGGATATGAAGAACATCTTCCGTTCACGAATGTTTATCATCATAGTCATGATACTGGTTTTTCTTCTACAAGTCCTATTGACCAACGACAAAATATTAAAGCATCAGAGAATGATTTTAATGagaatcataatatttatattttacctgATCAATATCGTACTCGTACGTATTCTcatggtagtggtggtacgCGCAATCAGAATCATTATCAGGATAATAACCGAGTATATCGTACTGTACCGAACACGTATAGTGAAGAAGAACGTCAAATAAGATATCGTCAatttcaacaacaacaacaaaaacaacacgAATTACaagaagatttttataatcatcaaCAATACTcagaatataaacaatttgataGCGAAGTTCAACGAAAATCGAATCAATTGTATTATGATAGAGATTTTCGTTCATCTCATCATGTGCATACACCAGAGTATcaaatacattataaaaatcaatcacAGCCATGGCAAAGAAAAGATCGTGATATGTCTACTAATAGAAATTTGAGATCTATGGGACCACCTGTTGATTCACATATGCCTCCAGGATGTTGGATGCGTTATgacgaagaaataatttggTGTCCTGATGAACAACTTGTCTCCGATAGATTTGGTAGCCTTGATCGTAGAAAACGAAATGGAATGCAACATGTAGGAAATATTAATGCAGATACACAATCCCGATATCGAACAGTGACGATTGGAGGATCTAAAAATTCTGTACCTGTTGTTTCCTATCCACAACCTACTATtcatttattacctttatcgGAACAAACGCAAGTCaacaataaaattcttttacgtACTCAATCCTTAGGAAGCGTAGAAACATGGCACTCCAATCGATCGCAGGAATCACAAGATGATAAGGATACTACTGATAATGTCAGtcgtaaaggaaaagaaaaagaatggtaTGAAACGTCTTTAGATTCAGGTACAAGTCCTGCATTAGAGCCAGGTTTATTAATTACGCATAAAGCTATGCATTGTCAATCAAGCTCACCTGTATCATGTGTAAAGGATATTGgtgtaattaatattgttaatgacactgcaaaaaatattcattcaaaTTTGCAAGGACGTTGTAAGTTGGATACATCTATTCAACCACAAACTCATTTACAGCCGATTCCTATTCGTTACGAGCATCGGCGGCCTAAAGTACTTGAAATTCCTGCAGAATcaagaaaaattcaagaaaataatgatgaggCAATTCTTATAAGATCTCCTCATAATTGTACAATAGTGCAGGCTGGAAAATACCAACCTTATAGAGAAGTTACTAAACCTTTTGAAATGTCcgacttttataaatattcaactAAATTTcggaaacgaaatgaaatctcTGGGCAAACTTCATCAAATGAGAATTGCTTAGATTCCTATGTTGGAGATCTTGCTGGATCTACTGATATACAAAAAGAATCTAACTCTTCTAATTATGTACACAATGGTAACCTCACTAGTCCAgtacaaaaaaagatttacCAACCTGTTGAACGTATGACCTGTCAACCCTATTTAACGAGTTTGAGATAG